The Eremothecium cymbalariae DBVPG#7215 chromosome 7, complete sequence genome contains the following window.
ATGGAATTCATCTGGAAGCCATTGTGGACACACAGCAAGTCACTGTTCCAAATTTATGTTTCTTTAATTATCGGCATGATACTGCAGAGTATTTTAGTCATGGAGATCTGCATTTTGATCATGTACGTTCACATGCATCATGGAGATGACTCCGAGTGCTGCTTCGATGATACCTGTGTAACAGGTAGAATATCCAATGCTGTCAGCTCGTGGAGGTGGAAAGCATTCTACATGGGTGGTGCAGCAGCGTGGTATTGGGAGGCATACTCTTTATACTACATGATCTTTATCCTCAGGCTAAGGAACTTTGGTTCCATTCTATTATATCTTTCATATGGGACACTATTAAatgtgttttatttttattcgTTCGGTTCCATAGGATACCTTGCCTGTTGCTGGTTCCTAAACAAACTAACTTACAAGATTGCCAAGAACCATTGACCGATTTAGTTGGGATAAGTTCCAAGacattaataaaaaagctCAGTAATGCTGCATGTATTTAATTCAGATTTGTAAAAAACGCAAACTtaatacaaaaaacaaacattTTTGAAGACATAGTAGATAGGTGGCCCAATAAACCCTATCCATTCAGGCGGTCTGTGACTGTGTGTATTTACCAAcaccaataataacattatattgtataatatatatcaacTTAATATTCGGCTTCTTTGACTTCCACCGGAAtgtgtatatgtgtgtaccaaagtttttaaaaaaaaatctacttcaacttcaaaactGGGGCTGTGACAGCGATCCTCATGCTCCCTGCATCGGCCGGTGATACTGCACAAACCCACCAGAAGCGGTACTACTTTGGCCTTGCGTGTTTCCAGTACCATTATTCCCAGGCTGCTGTCTGGCTCCACGACGACCGCCGTTATTACTACTATATTGCCCATCCCCACCGCCCCTTCTCTGAAAATTACCTCCCCCGCGCTTCCGCTGATAGTCATGATGATGGAACCTCCCACCACCGTTGTTCCCTCCGCCGTTATCCCGTCTACTATTGTATCTCCTGTTTCCATCCCTGTCTCTATTCTGGTGCGGCCCATTCCCATTACTACTCCCATCCTTGCCGCTATTCAACTGTTGCTTTACCTTATCAATAATGTCATCCTGCAGCTTGATATACTTGATCACTGATCCGCGCACATAGATCTCGGGCAGCTCTAACACCTGTTCCCCTCCCTTATGCACCACATTCCCTAACGTTACATTCATCCAGTTATCAACATTCGTCAACTCGCCTTCTATAGTTTCACCATTTTTTAACTCAACCAGCATCCTTTGGCCTTTGGCATTGGTCAACAAATATAACGGTAACATATCCCACTTCAATCCTACACTTATCTAACGTAACCCTGACCGTAATTACCCTTCTCGATATGCTTCCGTGTTCCTAATCTTGCTACAACTACCAGCTTTTTCCTACAATTCAAACATATAATCATAACTACAACTATACCACAGTAATAAGAGAAGCTTCAACAGAAACGTTCCGTTCCCAGGCAAAAgccaaaatttttttggcaGAGCGGCTCGAGGGCAGAGGGGCCTGCCCCGGGTAACCACAACGTGGTATCCACGTGATTGGTTAaaatatcacgtgacatgTGTTTCCCGCTTAGTTAATCAACAACGTCACGTGATTCAAAACGCGTGATCCTTCCTCCGTTGCATCTGCCACACCTGTTGGTCAATACATATACAATGAGCTGCGCGCATACGGGAAGGCGTGTTACACGTGAATTCCACCTTTTTTCCGCAATCTCCAGCATTCCCTTAAAAACGCGTTAATTATAGATCTAGCTGTTTACCTGTTTTAGTATcttaaaattttttttcatataTACACAGATTCAGTAAAAACATACCAAACCAGATACATCATAGCTTGttagttttttaaaagtaCCATCGAGGAAAAGTGAAGTGGTGAAAGTCTAGCTATCTTTCTATTAGCTAACTGGACGTTTTTTTCGATAGTTAGGTAGGTTTGGTTATAGTATTTTTGGTTGGTGGAAGAATAACccaagaaatatattataggtatatttgtttattttgttattattattattattataatttgttttgtttataAGTGGGTTGAAGgttgttgaagttttgaTAGAGAAGGAattcttgttgttttggtaTAAAAGAGGAAGATTTTAGCCAGTAATACCATTTAAAATTCGAAGGAAGAGCGATAttttttctggtttttTCTGGGAAAGTTTAAAAGcatttggaatttttgttaGGATTTCCGTTTGCTCTCTTTTGAAGTGGGGGTCGATATTAAGATATTGAATCAGGCTGATTGCAAGggaattgaagaataagGGTATTTGTTGCTGTTAGGAAATTTGTGTTAGTGTGTGTTAGAGAGAGCTTAGTGCGGTCTAGTGAATCTTGGTGAGGTTTGGTTTTGGATATTTGTTGGTGTTTGTATTATCAGATTGCTTACGCGGGTAGACAAGAGGCATAATATAGCGATTAAAAAGGAGATCGGTTTAAGGGAAAAGGGTAAAAACATTGAACGCAAAAATCAGTAGGAGAAGATGGGGCTTACCAGTGAAGCTGCAGGGCTATCTGCGGGAGGTTTAAGTGTCGCTCCAGTGATTGAGGTAGCAACTTATGCTGGGGTCGATGTGTATGAGTGTTATTGTAGGGGAAAAGAATCTAACATTGTGATGCGCAGGCTGCATGATGATTGGGTGAATATTACTCAGGTGTTTAAAGTTGCATCTTTTACAAAGACACAGAGAACCAAggttttggaaaaggaatCTACTGATATTAATCATGAGAAAATACAAGGCGGCTACGGTAGATTTCAAGGTACTTGGATCCCGTTACTAAGTGCGCAGAATTTGGTTGCCAAATATTGTATCACGGATATTGTGGTGCTTACGCTTATAAACTTTAAGCCCGATCCCATGAACATGCCTCCGAGAAGATCCAAGAACTCTGTTATTAAAAAACTGTCGCCAGCTACTCGTATTACTTCTCCTTCGAGCTATAATAAGACTcctaaaaagaagattacAGAGTTCAATCATTCTACCGCTGGGTCTGTTTCCAAGAAAGCCAAAAAAAGGGCTAGTAGTAAAGCTACCCAACCATCTCCATTGCAGAATCTCGTATTTCAGACACCacaacatcaacaaaacGGCCAACAAACCTCTAGTAATTACACAGTCGTTACTCAAAATCAACAGACTCCACTTAATACAGTTATGATCATGGATTCAGCGAACAGCGAGCAAAGAATTACTCATCCTAAGTCGGCGTCTGGTGTAATGCTGCTGCCTATAAATTCCACATCTGTTGGCCCAGCATCAGCTCCCGCAACTGCTGTTACTTCCAGTACTGCCTCGTCAAACACAAATAATCGTCGCTACGCCACTACCCAGAAGCCATTGCAGTTTTATCCCTTCCCAGTTCCCAATTCTAGTGGCACTAATATGCAAGGTGTTCATATTATTTCAGAAAATCCTaatcaaaaacagaaatCCTCGAGAAGAGTTAGCAGTAAATCTAAAGCTAGCAGTAACCAGTCATTAGAATCGCGACAAAGCCATACCATTGCAAAAAGGAGCACAACTATCCACAACGAGCCAAAAATGTCAAGTTTTACTATTGTGCAGCCACCATCGACTCACTTTCATAAGACTTCTGCATCAAGTGGTTCAAATACATCTCATGGATCGTCTCTGGATTGTTATTCATCTAATGATAATCCTACACcaaattcttcaagatcGGGTTCTCCTCCACCTAAGGAGAGATTTACTCCTAATGAATACAAGAATTTAATTTTGCAAGTTTTATCTACAGAATACAATACATGCGAACCTGTTCTACCGGAAAAACTTTACTATCCTCCAATAGGCCTCGATGTGAATTTTACAATCGACAAACAGGGACACACTGCATTACATTGGGCTACAGCTATGGCAAATATTCCGTTGattaaaatattgttgaCATTGGAAGCTGATGTATTTCATTGCAATGATAGAGGGTTTAATTGCATAACTAAGAGTATCTTTTACAACAATTGTTACAAAACTGGTGCTTTTGTTATAGTCGTTGAGTTGTTAAAAATTTGTCTGGTTACTCCTGATACCAATGGCAGACTACCTTTACATTATCTAGTAGAATTAAGTGTGAACAAATCGAAAGATCCACTGGTTACAAATTATTACATTGATACTATTTTAGACATTTTACTACGGGATGAACCTTTATTACTGAAAATGTGTCTAAACCTTCAAGACACAATGGGAAATACAGTTTTTCATTTAGCTGCATTAAACATGAATTTAGAACTATGCAACAAGTTATATTACATGGGTAGTTCCATGGAAATTATGAATTCGCAGCAGCAGACTGTGATGTCGATTCTTTCAAAGATGAATGTTACACTGCCAACAGTCAGCGTGGCCAATACGCCAATACCTGTGATGATGCCAACTCCTGTTACTGCTACCGTTAATACGACTTCGGGTAATCAAGAAACGTTTAAGCAGAAACAGTCTAAACTGAACACTCCGTTAAGGCCCAGGTGcaataaaaacaaaagcGAAGATAACAAACCTTCCGCCAAGAAACAAGTGGCTGAAACGACTTTTACAGAAACCCCACAAAACTTATCAGGTATTAGTAACCCAACTCTTACAGACTTTCTTCAAGTGCTACCATGTaccaattcaaaaacccCATCGTACAAGGAAAAAGTATTCGCCTTAGATAGAATCACAGAAATGAACAGTACACCGGTTTTAAAGGTGACCACTCCTGGTGGTTCGTCCGCAAATGAAGCGAACGGCAGATCGGTACCATCTACTGTGGCGCCTGACGGGTCTTTTCTTCCGTTGCCTTTAGAACAAATGATACAATTGCCGAAATTAATGAGGATATCGGGCTCTAACGCTTCTAAACTGGCCATACAGTTTTCAGAACTATCTAAATCCTTAACAAACGCAATTGATGAGAATATAGCAAATGTTGGACTAGAAGTAGCCAAGGCGACGGAGGGTATTGATGGTATTGAAAAATCATTGAAGTTGACTCAAAAGCAGGAAAAAGATATTCTAAACAATTTTGATGTCGAAGAGATCGATCATTTGGAAGAAAAGGTTCGAAAGGCACAGTCATGTCTCAATACGGAAATAAACAAGTTTGCCAATTCGGTTGAGAAATCCCAAGCATTGACATTGGCAACGCTGGTACACGAAGAAGAGGCCAAGGCTGACCGCTGTTCGAAGGAAAATATGGTACCTACAAGCTCTGATGCGTCGaaagaattgttcaaaCTTGGGGTAGAACTATCTATCCTCCAactaaaaagaaaacatgTAATAGAAAAGGTCTGTAACGCCAAAACTATCATAAACTTAAGCAACAAGATCTACAAATATCGTAAGCTCATT
Protein-coding sequences here:
- the SWI4 gene encoding SBF complex DNA-binding subunit SWI4 (similar to Ashbya gossypii AGL297C); the protein is MGLTSEAAGLSAGGLSVAPVIEVATYAGVDVYECYCRGKESNIVMRRLHDDWVNITQVFKVASFTKTQRTKVLEKESTDINHEKIQGGYGRFQGTWIPLLSAQNLVAKYCITDIVVLTLINFKPDPMNMPPRRSKNSVIKKLSPATRITSPSSYNKTPKKKITEFNHSTAGSVSKKAKKRASSKATQPSPLQNLVFQTPQHQQNGQQTSSNYTVVTQNQQTPLNTVMIMDSANSEQRITHPKSASGVMLLPINSTSVGPASAPATAVTSSTASSNTNNRRYATTQKPLQFYPFPVPNSSGTNMQGVHIISENPNQKQKSSRRVSSKSKASSNQSLESRQSHTIAKRSTTIHNEPKMSSFTIVQPPSTHFHKTSASSGSNTSHGSSLDCYSSNDNPTPNSSRSGSPPPKERFTPNEYKNLILQVLSTEYNTCEPVLPEKLYYPPIGLDVNFTIDKQGHTALHWATAMANIPLIKILLTLEADVFHCNDRGFNCITKSIFYNNCYKTGAFVIVVELLKICLVTPDTNGRLPLHYLVELSVNKSKDPLVTNYYIDTILDILLRDEPLLLKMCLNLQDTMGNTVFHLAALNMNLELCNKLYYMGSSMEIMNSQQQTVMSILSKMNVTLPTVSVANTPIPVMMPTPVTATVNTTSGNQETFKQKQSKLNTPLRPRCNKNKSEDNKPSAKKQVAETTFTETPQNLSGISNPTLTDFLQVLPCTNSKTPSYKEKVFALDRITEMNSTPVLKVTTPGGSSANEANGRSVPSTVAPDGSFLPLPLEQMIQLPKLMRISGSNASKLAIQFSELSKSLTNAIDENIANVGLEVAKATEGIDGIEKSLKLTQKQEKDILNNFDVEEIDHLEEKVRKAQSCLNTEINKFANSVEKSQALTLATLVHEEEAKADRCSKENMVPTSSDASKELFKLGVELSILQLKRKHVIEKVCNAKTIINLSNKIYKYRKLIGMSIENIDSKLNDIESDLRGTVA
- the LSM4 gene encoding U6 snRNA complex subunit LSM4 (similar to Ashbya gossypii AGL296W), with product MLPLYLLTNAKGQRMLVELKNGETIEGELTNVDNWMNVTLGNVVHKGGEQVLELPEIYVRGSVIKYIKLQDDIIDKVKQQLNSGKDGSSNGNGPHQNRDRDGNRRYNSRRDNGGGNNGGGRFHHHDYQRKRGGGNFQRRGGGDGQYSSNNGGRRGARQQPGNNGTGNTQGQSSTASGGFVQYHRPMQGA